The Benincasa hispida cultivar B227 chromosome 9, ASM972705v1, whole genome shotgun sequence genome has a segment encoding these proteins:
- the LOC120086810 gene encoding amino acid permease 3-like yields the protein MANNHHHHHQALNISAPPYGGGGGGGDSAFDDDGRPKRTGTIWTASAHIITAVIGSGVLSLAWATAQLGWVAGPVVMLLFSFVTYYTSTLLAACYRSGDSVDGKRNYTYMDAVRNNLGGFKVKLCGLVQYVNLFGVAIGYTIASSISMMAIKRSNCFHKSGGKNPCHMNSNPYMISFGIVEIFLSQIPDFDQLWWLSIVAAVMSFTYSIIGLVLGIIQVADNGKFKGSLTGVSIGTVTESQKIWRSFQALGDMAFAYSFSIILIEIQDTIKAPPSEAKTMKKATLLSVAVTSVFYILCGSMGYAAFGDFAPGNLLTGFGFYNPYWLLDIANVAIVVHLVGAYQVFCQPLFAFIEKYASNRFPDSPFINEDINIPIPCFRPFKLNLFRLVWRTIFVIITTLISMLLPFFNDVVGLLGALGFWPLTVYFPVEMYIAQKKIPKWSTRWISLQILSMACLIISIAAAAGSVAGVIQDSKSIKPFQTSY from the exons ATGGCTAATAACCACCACCACCATCATCAAGCTCTGAACATCTCTGCTCCGCCGTACGGCGGTGGCGGTGGCGGTGGCGATAGTGCGTTTGACGACGATGGCCGCCCGAAGCGAACTG gGACTATTTGGACGGCGAGTGCTCATATTATAACGGCGGTTATCGGATCCGGGGTTTTGTCATTAGCTTGGGCGACGGCGCAGCTCGGTTGGGTGGCCGGACCCGTCGTGATGCTGTTGTTTTCGTTTGTGACTTACTATACTTCTACGCTTCTCGCCGCCTGTTACCGCTCCGGGGACTCCGTTGACGGCAAGAGGAACTATACTTACATGGACGCCGTCCGAAATAACCTTG GTGGGTTTAAGGTGAAATTATGTGGGCTGGTTCAATATGTCAATCTTTTTGGAGTAGCCATTGGATACACAATAGCCTCATCCATAAGCATGAT GGCAATCAAAAGATCCAACTGCTTCCACAAAAGTGGAGGGAAAAATCCTTGTCATATGAACAGCAATCCCTATAtgatttcatttggaattgtggaAATTTTCTTGTCACAAATTCCAGATTTTGATCAATTATGGTGGCTCTCCATTGTTGCTGCTGTTATGTCTTTTACTTACTCCATAATTGGTCTTGTTCTTGGAATCATTCAAGTTGCAG ATAATGGAAAATTCAAGGGCAGTCTAACAGGTGTTAGCATTGGTACTGTCACTGAATCCCAAAAGATTTGGAGGAGCTTTCAAGCCCTTGGTGACATGGCTTTTGCCTACTCTTTCTCCATCATCCTCATTGAAATTCAG GACACAATCAAAGCGCCTCCATCAGAAGCCAAGACAATGAAGAAGGCCACTCTTCTAAGTGTAGCAGTGACATCAGTTTTCTACATACTTTGTGGGAGTATGGGATATGCAGCCTTTGGAGACTTTGCTCCTGGCAATCTCCTAACCGGTTTCGGCTTCTACAACCCGTATTGGCTTCTCGACATAGCCAACGTAGCCATCGTAGTCCATCTCGTCGGTGCATACCAAGTGTTTTGCCAACCCCTCTTCGCCTTCATCGAGAAATACGCATCAAACCGATTCCCAGATAGTCCATTCATCAATGAGGACATCAATATTCCAATCCCATGCTTTCGCCCCTTCAAACTCAAtctctttaggttagtttggaGGACGATCTTCGTGATCATCACCACTCTCATCTCGATGCTCCTCCCGTTCTTCAACGACGTTGTCGGACTTCTCGGAGCCTTGGGATTTTGGCCTCTCACTGTCTACTTCCCTGTTGAAATGTACATTGCACAAAAGAAAATCCCAAAATGGAGCACAAGATGGATTAGCCTTCAAATTCTTAGCATGGCTTGCCTTATAATTAGCATTGCAGCAGCAGCTGGATCAGTAGCTGGAGTTATTCAAGATTCTAAGTCAATTAAGCCATTTCAAACTAGCTACTAA
- the LOC120085120 gene encoding pentatricopeptide repeat-containing protein At1g77405, with product MAQSNTLRLSNPRLVDQILVAMLQNRPFDTHIHSAASTSTTHHQWSSESVSDVLRSVPRFFFQSARSIGTQKGFRHRAPLKQRKLKEEAYKFRNNVLVLGPAAHRDPFKVELGLNKALEFFYWVETHFGFQHDEITCREMACILARGNRLMGLWDFLKEMSRRGHGGLVTTATITCLIKVLGEQGLVNEALTAFYRMKQFHCKPDVYAYNTVINALCRIGNFKKARFLLEQMELPGFRCPPDIFTYTILISSYCKYSLQTGCRKAIRRRLWEANHLFRIMLFKGFAPDVVTYNSLIDGCCKTYRIKRALELFEDMNKRGCTPNRLTYNSFIRYYSAVNEIDQAIKMLRMMQKMNHGSATSSSYTPIIHALCEGGKVIEARDFLLELLEGGSVPREYTYQLVCNRLNSAGKPSLLDEEVHKRIRHGIENRYREVKKVKLIMSRKGYIDACNEQRQ from the coding sequence ATGGCGCAATCAAACACTCTTCGTCTCAGTAACCCCCGTCTCGTGGATCAAATCTTGGTGGCAATGCTTCAAAACCGACCGTTCGACACCCACATCCATTCTGCAGCCTCTACTTCCACCACCCACCATCAATGGAGTTCGGAATCTGTTTCCGATGTTCTAAGATCGGTGCCTCGTTTCTTTTTTCAATCAGCCCGATCGATTGGCACCCAAAAGGGTTTTCGGCACCGTGCTCCTCTTAAGCAAAGGAAATTGAAAGAGGAGGCTTACAAGTTTCGGAACAATGTGCTTGTTCTCGGCCCTGCTGCTCACAGGGACCCTTTCAAGGTCGAGCttggattgaataaagcgtTGGAGTTTTTCTATTGGGTCGAAACCCATTTTGGGTTTCAACATGACGAGATTACTTGCAGAGAGATGGCTTGCATATTGGCTCGAGGGAATAGATTGATGGGTCTTTGGGATTTTTTGAAAGAAATGTCCAGGAGGGGACATGGTGGGCTTGTTACTACTGCGACCATCACGTGTTTGATAAAAGTCCTGGGAGAGCAGGGTTTGGTGAATGAAGCTTTAACTGCATTTTATAGGATGAAGCAGTTTCATTGTAAGCCTGATGTTTATGCTTATAATACGGTTATCAATGCTTTATGTAGGATTGGGAATTTCAAGAAGGCTAGGTTTTTGTTGGAACAGATGGAGTTGCCTGGATTTAGATGCCCACCTGACATTTTCACATATACGATTCTGATCAGTTCTTATTGTAAATATAGCTTGCAAACAGGGTGCAGAAAGGCCATTCGGAGGAGGTTGTGGGAAGCCAATCACTTGTTTAGAATCATGTTGTTTAAGGGATTTGCACCAGATGTTGTGACCTACAATTCTTTGATTGATGGATGTTGCAAAACGTACCGAATCAAGCGGGCATTGGAATTGTTTGAGGATATGAACAAGAGGGGATGCACTCCCAATCGGCTTACCTACAATTCTTTCATCAGATACTACAGTGCTGTGAATGAGATTGACCAAGCAATCAAAATGTTAAGAATGATGCAAAAGATGAACCATGGAAGTGCCACATCAAGTTCTTATACTCCTATTATTCATGCTCTATGTGAAGGAGGAAAGGTAATTGAGGCCCGTGATTTCCTTCTTGAGTTGCTCGAGGGAGGTTCTGTGCCTAGAGAGTATACATATCAGTTGGTATGTAATCGGCTGAACTCAGCGGGTAAACCAAGTTTACTAGACGAAGAAGTGCACAAAAGAATAAGACATGGAATAGAAAATAGGTATAGAGAAGTGAAGAAAGTAAAGCTAATTATGTCCAGGAAAGGATATATTGATGCCTGTAATGAACAAAGACAGTAG
- the LOC120084884 gene encoding ribulose bisphosphate carboxylase large chain-like, translating into MYGRPLLGCTIKPKLGLSAKNYGRAVYECLRGGLDFTKDDENVNSQPFMRWRDRFLFCAEAIYKSQAETGEIKGHYLNATAGTCEEMIKRAVFARELGVPIVMHDKGAKALCWADTALRDESDSLFLDDTIPI; encoded by the coding sequence ATGTATGGTCGCCCTCTATTGGGATGTACTATTAAACCAAAATTGGGATTATCCGCTAAGAATTATGGTAGAGCAGTTTATGAATGTCTACGCGGTGGACTTGATTTTACCAAAGATGATGAAAACGTGAATTCCCAACCATTTATGCGTTGGAGAGACCGTTTCCTATTTtgtgcagaagctatttataaaTCACAGGCTGAAACAGGTGAAATCAAGGGACATTACTTGAATGCTACTGCAGGTACATGCGAAGAAATGATCAAAAGGGCTGTATTTGCCCGAGAATTGGGAGTTCCTATCGTAATGCATGACAAAGGGGCGAAAGCACTCTGCTGGGCCGACACTGCACTGAGAGACGAAAGTGATTCCCTCTTTCTGGATGACACAATCCCAATATAA